One genomic segment of Hevea brasiliensis isolate MT/VB/25A 57/8 chromosome 3, ASM3005281v1, whole genome shotgun sequence includes these proteins:
- the LOC110636579 gene encoding uncharacterized protein LOC110636579 — protein MSREMHQVVEEEDEERRRQRKMEEVLEVKSLRRIISAYLNYPDAAEEDVKRYERSFKKLPPAHKALLSHYPSKFQRLRRCISMNSHFIYNMLEAFEPPLDMSQDMDGCEDSHHEHALNDHLFSSEGNCCPSQSASTTGMCCSKPGGACCGQGNNTICRSSDRVTTDEEVQIEGCCEPATGSHLANLQNSQSTVELAKICCSDSNGNVALSHHDCLDPLVRFNVPLVDVDKVRCIIRNIVRDWADEGQKERDQCYKPILDELDSLFPNRSKDSPPTCLVPGAGLGRLALEISCLGFVCQGNEFSYYMMICSSFILNHAQTTEEWIIYPWIHSNCNSLSDSDQLRPVSIPDIHPASAGITEGFSMCGGDFVEVYSDPTQVGVWDAVVTCFFIDTAHNIIEYIEIISRILKDGGIWINLGPLLYHFADMYGQDEMSIELSLEDVKRVALHYGFQLEKESRIETTYTTNPLSMMQNRYFTAFWTMRKMSMATQKDSTQ, from the exons ATGTCAAGAGAGATGCATCAAGTGGTAGAAGAGGAAGATGAGGAACGTCGTCGTCAAAGGAAGATGGAAGAGGTTCTTGAAGTCAAATCCCTTCGACGTATTATCAGTGCCTATCTCAA CTATCCAGATGCTGCAGAAGAGGATGTAAAAAGATATGAAAGATCTTTCAAAAAGCTTCCGCCTGCACACAAG GCTTTACTATCCCACTATCCTTCGAAGTTTCAGAGACTGAGAAG GTGTATTTCTATGAATTCTCACTTTATATATAACATGCTTGAG GCATTTGAACCTCCCCTGGATATGAGCCAAGACATGGATGGTTGTGAGGACTCACACCATGAACATGCCCTGAATGATCATCTCTTCTCTAGTGAGGGGAATTGCTGCCCCAGTCAGTCTGCCTCAACGACTGGAATGTGTTGTTCCAAACCTGGTGGAGCCTGTTGTGGACAAGGGAACAATACAATATGCAGGtcatcagatagggtgactacCGATGAG GAGGTGCAAATTGAAGGTTGCTGTGAGCCTGCTACTGGGAGCCATCTGGCAAACTTGCAAAATAGCCAATCAACAGTTGAACTTGCCAAAATATGTTGCTCTGATTCCAATGGAAAT GTTGCCTTGTCGCATCATGATTGCCTGGATCCATTAGTCCGGTTTAATGTTCCCTTGGTTGATGTTGATAAG GTCCGATGTATAATAAGGAATATAGTAAGAGACTGGGCAGATGAG GGACAAAAAGAACGTGATCAATGTTACAAGCCTATTCTTGATGAGCTTGATTCTTTATTTCCTAATCGCAGCAAGGATAG TCCTCCTACATGTTTAGTTCCTGGTGCTGGTCTTGGGCGTTTGGCCTTGGAGATTTCTTGTTTGG GTTTTGTATGCCAGGGAAATGAATTTTCATACTATATGATGATATGCTCAAGTTTTATTCTTAATCA TGCTCAGACTACTGAAGAGTGGATTATATATCCTTGGATCCACAGCAATTGCAATTCACTTTCAGACAGTGACCAACTTCGTCCTGTTTCAATACCTGATATTCATCCAGCAAG TGCTGGAATTACTGAAGGTTTCTCCATGTGCGGTGGAGACTTTGTTGAAGTGTACAGTGATCCAACTCAAGTAG GAGTATGGGATGCAGTTGTGACTTGTTTTTTTATTGATACGGCACACAACATTATTGAATACATTGAAATCATATCAAGGATTTTGAAAGATGGAGGA ATTTGGATAAATTTGGGACCCCTACTATATCATTTTGCAGATATGTACGGGCAAGAT GAGATGTCCATTGAATTGAGTTTGGAAGATGTGAAGAGAGTTGCTCTACATTATGGGTTTCAGTTGGAG AAGGAAAGCAGAATTGAGACAACTTACACAACAAATCCATTATCAATGATGCAA AACCGGTACTTCACTGCATTTTGGACAATGAGAAAGATGTCC